In Streptacidiphilus sp. P02-A3a, the DNA window CCGGCTGCCTGGGCCGGAAGTCCGGCCGGGGCTTCCGCGACCACGCCCGCAGGTGAGCGGACCGGTGAGCGGACCGGTGACGACTGCTGCGCCCCCGCCCGCGACGTGTACCGTTCGCGGCATGGATGGGGAAGAACCGCAGCAGTCGGGCGTGACCGGCACGACCCGCCGGGTGACCGCGCAGCGGCAGCAGATGCGCCAGGACCTCGCGGCGGCGGCGATGGAGCTGTTCGCGAACCAGGGGTACGAGGAGACCACGGTCGATCAGATCGCGGCGGCGGCCGGGGTGGCCCGGCGGACCTTCTTCCGCTACTTCCGGTCCAAGGAGGAGGCGATCTTCCCGGACCACGACGACACCCTGGTCCGGGTGGCCGACCTGCTGGCGGGGGCGGACCCGGCGGAGCATCCGCTGGACGTGGTCTGCCGGGGCATCAAGGAGGTGCTGCGGATGTACGCGGCCACTCCGGGCGTCTCGGTGGCCCGCTACCGGCTGATCCGGCAGGTGCCGACGCTGCGCGAGCGCGAGATCGCGGTGGTGGCCAGGTACGAGCGGCTGTTCACCCGCTACCTGCTGGGCCGCTTCGACACCGCCGGGGAGTCCTCCGGCGGCTGGGAGCGCGGGGTGGGCGACGACGCGATGCTGGCCGAGGTGTCGGCGGCGGCGGTGGTCGCGGCGCACAACCACGTGCTGCGGCGCTGGCTGCGCTCCGGCGGCCGGGGCGAGGTGGAACCGCAACTCGACCACGCCTTCGAGGTCATCCGGCGCACCTTCTGGGGCAACGCGGCCAGCGGAGCCCCTGCACGCGGCGTGGCACCGGGTGCCATCAGCGGCACTGCGGCGACCCTGGGCAGCGCGGTGGAGAGCGCGGTCAGCGCCACCCCGACCGGGGAGGTGCTGATCACCGTCGCCCGCACCGACGCCCCGCTGGACGAGGTGCTGCAGAGCATCCGAGCCGCCCTGGGCGTACCCAGCGGGATGTAGCAGCAGGTCAGCGCGGAGCCACGGCGGGCCCCACCCCTCATCGGGGGTGGGGCCCGCCGTCGTTCGCGGGCACCGCGGGCGGCTTCCGGGGCGGACGTGGCCTACGGGTTGCAACGTGACTACGGTCACGTATCGTCAGAGGTAATTGCTGGCACGCAGTGTCTTTACGAGTGGCACAGGGTGCCAGTACGTTGTTACTCACTGGTCGCGGCGCCGCGGCTCCCCACCTGGCGCGCCCTGCCCGGAGTCCGCACGCCACCCATGTGCGGGGAGCAGCAAACAGCCTCATCCTGACGACTGAAGCCCCTCATCCCCCAACCGGTGTCCGCTCCCGGTTACCCCCATCTCGACGCAGCCTGTCCCCTCAACAGGTACGCCGCCGGAGGCAGCCATGAAGGAAATCCTCGACGCGATCCTCAACGAGGACACCAGCCCGGCCGAGTTCGCCGCGCTGAAGGTCCCCGAGTCCTACCGGGCGGTGACGCTCCACAAGGACGAGGAGCAGATGTTCGCCGGCCTGGACAGCCGGGACAAGGACCCGCGCCGGTCACTGCACCTGGACGAGGTCGCGGTGCCGGAACTCGGCCCGGGCGAGGCCCTGGTCGCGGTCATGGCCAGCGCGGTGAACTACAACACGGTGTGGAGCTCGATCTACGAGCCGGTCTCCACCTTCTCCTTCCTGGAGCGGTACGGGCGACTGTCCACCGAGACCGCGCGGCACGACCTGCCCTACCACGTGCTCGGCTCCGACCTGGCCGGGGTGGTGCTGCGCACCGGCCCCGGGGTGCACGCCTGGAAGCCCGGCGACGAGGTGGTGGCGCACTGCCTGAGCGTGGAGCTGGAGAGCGCCGACGGGCACAACGACACCATGCTCGACCCGGAGCAGCGGATCTGGGGCTTCGAGACCAACTTCGGCGGCCTGGCCGAGGTCGCGCTGGTGAAGTCCAACCAGCTGATGCCCAAGCCGGCCCACCTGACCTGGGAGGAGGCGGCCTCGCCGGGCCTGGTGAACTCCACCGCCTACCGGCAGCTGGTCAGCCGCAACGGCGCCGGCATGAAGCAGGGCGACAACGTGCTGATCTGGGGCGCCAGCGGCGGCCTGGGCTCCTACGCCACCCAGTACGCGCTGGCCGGCGGCGCGACGCCGATCTGCGTGGTCTCCAACGACGCCAAGGCCGACATCTGCCGGGCGATGGGCGCGGAGGCGATCATCGACCGCAGCGCCGAGGGCTACCGGTTCTGGAAGGACGAGCACAACCAGGACCCGCGCGAGTGGAAGCGGCTGGGCGGCCGGATCCGCGAGCTGACCGGCGGCGAGGACGTCGACATCGTCTTCGAGCACCCGGGCCGGGAGACCTTCGGCGCGAGCGTCTACGTCACCCGCAAGGGCGGCACGATCGTCACCTGCGCGTCAACCAGTGGGTATATGCATCAGTACGACAACCGCTACCTGTGGATGTCACTCAAGCGGATCGTCGGCTCGCACTTCGCCAACTACCGCGAGGCCTGGGAGGCGAACCGTTTGATCGCCAAGGGAAAGATCCACCCGACGCTGTCGCGGACCTACACCCTGGAGCAGACCGGCCAGGCCGCGCTGGACGTCCACCACAACAAGCACCAGGGCAAGGTCGGCGTGCTCTGCCTCTCCCCGCAGGAGGGCCTGGGCGTCCGCGACCAGGAGCTGCGCGCCAAGCACCTGCCCGCCATCAATCGATTCCGGGGGGAATGAGGGACCATGGCTGATCGCGACCGCCCCTGGCTGATGCGGACGTACGCGGGACACTCGTCCGCCGCCGCCTCCAACGAGCTCTACCGCAGGAACCTGGCGAAGGGGCAGACCGGCCTGTCGGTGGCCTTCGACCTGCCGACGCAGACCGGGTACGACCCGGACCACGTCCTCGCCAAGGGCGAGGTGGGCCGGGTGGGCGTGCCGATCGGCCATCTGGGCGACATGCGGGCGCTGTTCGAGGGCATTCCGCTGGAGCGCACCAACACCTCGATGACCATCAACGCCACCGCGATGTGGCTGCTGTCGATGTACCAGGTGGTCGCCGAGGAGCAGGGCGCGGACATCGCCGGGCTCACCGGCACCACCCAGAACGACATCGTCAAGGAGTACCTGTCGCGCGGGACGCACGTCTTCCCGCCCGGGCCCAGCATCCGGCTGACCACCGACCTGATCGCCTACACCGTGGCGAACATCCCGAAGTGGAACCCGATCAACATCTGCAGCTACCACCTGCAGGAGGCCGGGGCGACCCCGGTGCAGGAGCTGGCGTACGCGATGTGCACCGCGATCACGGTGCTGGACGCGGTCCGCGACAGCGGGCAGGTGGCACCGGAGCGGATGGGCGAGGTGGTGGCCCGGATCTCCTTCTTCGTCAACGCGGGCGTCCGCTTCGTCGAGGAGATGTGCAAGCTGCGGGCGTTCGGCCGGATCTGGGAGCGGGTCACCCGCGACCGCTACGGCGTCGAGGACCCGAAGCAGCGCCGGTTCCGCTACGGGGTTCAGGTCAACTCGCTGGGCCTGACCGAGGCGCAGCCGGAGAACAACGTGCAGCGGATCGTGCTGGAGATGCTGGCGGTGACCCTGTCCAAGGACGCCCGCGCCCGCGCGGTGCAGCTCCCGGCCTGGAACGAGGCGCTGGGTCTGCCCCGGCCCTGGGACCAGCAGTGGTCGCTGCGGATCCAGCAGGTGCTGGCGTACGAGTCGGACCTGCTGGAGTACGGCGACCTGTTCGACGGCAGCCACGTGGTCGAGGCCAAGGTGGCCGAGCTGGTGGCGGGCGC includes these proteins:
- a CDS encoding TetR family transcriptional regulator; amino-acid sequence: MDGEEPQQSGVTGTTRRVTAQRQQMRQDLAAAAMELFANQGYEETTVDQIAAAAGVARRTFFRYFRSKEEAIFPDHDDTLVRVADLLAGADPAEHPLDVVCRGIKEVLRMYAATPGVSVARYRLIRQVPTLREREIAVVARYERLFTRYLLGRFDTAGESSGGWERGVGDDAMLAEVSAAAVVAAHNHVLRRWLRSGGRGEVEPQLDHAFEVIRRTFWGNAASGAPARGVAPGAISGTAATLGSAVESAVSATPTGEVLITVARTDAPLDEVLQSIRAALGVPSGM
- the ccrA gene encoding crotonyl-CoA carboxylase/reductase yields the protein MKEILDAILNEDTSPAEFAALKVPESYRAVTLHKDEEQMFAGLDSRDKDPRRSLHLDEVAVPELGPGEALVAVMASAVNYNTVWSSIYEPVSTFSFLERYGRLSTETARHDLPYHVLGSDLAGVVLRTGPGVHAWKPGDEVVAHCLSVELESADGHNDTMLDPEQRIWGFETNFGGLAEVALVKSNQLMPKPAHLTWEEAASPGLVNSTAYRQLVSRNGAGMKQGDNVLIWGASGGLGSYATQYALAGGATPICVVSNDAKADICRAMGAEAIIDRSAEGYRFWKDEHNQDPREWKRLGGRIRELTGGEDVDIVFEHPGRETFGASVYVTRKGGTIVTCASTSGYMHQYDNRYLWMSLKRIVGSHFANYREAWEANRLIAKGKIHPTLSRTYTLEQTGQAALDVHHNKHQGKVGVLCLSPQEGLGVRDQELRAKHLPAINRFRGE
- a CDS encoding protein meaA, which encodes MADRDRPWLMRTYAGHSSAAASNELYRRNLAKGQTGLSVAFDLPTQTGYDPDHVLAKGEVGRVGVPIGHLGDMRALFEGIPLERTNTSMTINATAMWLLSMYQVVAEEQGADIAGLTGTTQNDIVKEYLSRGTHVFPPGPSIRLTTDLIAYTVANIPKWNPINICSYHLQEAGATPVQELAYAMCTAITVLDAVRDSGQVAPERMGEVVARISFFVNAGVRFVEEMCKLRAFGRIWERVTRDRYGVEDPKQRRFRYGVQVNSLGLTEAQPENNVQRIVLEMLAVTLSKDARARAVQLPAWNEALGLPRPWDQQWSLRIQQVLAYESDLLEYGDLFDGSHVVEAKVAELVAGAETEIEKVLGMGGVVPAVESGYLKAALVGSHAERRARIESGEDKVVGVNCFETTEPSPLTADLDTAIMQVDPDSERAVTAAFGRWRELRDEAAAQRALAELKRQATTDANLVPATLDCVRAGVTTGEWSFALREVFGEYRAPTGVGGAPVTGALPGGAGAELLAVRAAVAATAAELGSGRLRLLVGKPGLDGHSNGAEQIAVRARDAGFEVVYQGIRLTPEQITAAAVAEDVHCVGLSILSGAHAELVPDVLRRLRRAGVEDVPVVVGGIIPAADEQALLAQGVAAVFTPKDFGITTIIGRIVDEIRLAHKLDPWPGQVPVSS